One window of the Hyperolius riggenbachi isolate aHypRig1 chromosome 5, aHypRig1.pri, whole genome shotgun sequence genome contains the following:
- the LOC137517529 gene encoding uncharacterized protein — SSSSSSISSSSSISSSSSSSSSSSISSSSSSSSSSSSSSSSSSSSSISSSSSSSSSSSSSSSSISSSSSSISSSSSSSSSSSSISSSSSSSSSISSSSSSSSSISSISSSSSSSSSISSSSSSSSSSSISSSSSSSSISSSSSSSSSSISSSSSSSSSSSSISSSSSSSSSSISSSSSSSSISSSSSSSSSSSSSSSSSSSSSSSSSSSSSSSSSSSSSSSSSSSSSSSSSSSSSSSSSSSSSSSSSSSSSSSSSSSSSSSSSSSSSSISSSSSSSISSSSSSSISSSSSSSISSSSSSSSSSSSSSSSSSSSSSSSSSSSSSSSSSSSSSSSSSSSSSSSSSSSSSSSSSSSSSSSSSSSSSSSSSSSSSSSSSSSSSSSSSSSSSSSSSSISSSSSSSISSSSSSSISSSSSSS; from the coding sequence tcttcttcttcatcttctatatcttcttcatcttctatatcttcttcttcttcttcttcttcttcatcttctatatcttcttcttcctcttcttcttcttcttcttcttcttcttcttcttcttcttcttcatcttctatatcttcttcttcttcttcttcttcttcatcttcttcttcttcatcttctatatcttcttcttcatcttctatatcttcttcttcttcttcttcttcttcttcatcttctatatcttcttcttcttcttcttcatcttctatatcttcttcttcttcttcttcatcttctatatcttctatatcttcttcttcttcttcttcatcttctatatcttcttcttcttcatcttcttcttcatcttctatatcttcttcttcttcttcatcttctatatcttcttcttcttcttcttcttcatcttctatatcttcttcttcttcttcttcttcttcttcatcttctatatcttcttcttcttcttcttcttcatcttctatatcttcttcttcttcttcatcttctatatcttcttcttcttcttcttcttcttcttcttcttcttcttcttcttcttcttcttcatcttcttcttcttcttcttcatcttcttcttcttcttcatcttcttcatcttcttcttcttcttcatcttcttcttcttcttcatcttcttcttcttcttcatcttcttcttcttcttcatcttcttcttcttcttcttcatcttcttcttcttcttcttcatcttcttcttcttcttcttcatcttcttcttcatcttctatatcttcttcttcttcatcttctatatcttcttcttcttcatcttctatatcttcttcttcttcatcttctatatcttcttcttcttcttcttcttcttcttcttcttcttcttcttcttcttcttcttcttcttcttcttcttcttcttcttcttcatcttcttcttcttcttcttcatcttcttcttcttcttcttcatcttcttcttcttcttcttcttcttcttcttcatcttcttcttcttcttcatcttcttcttcttcttcttcttcttcttcttcttcatcttcttcttcttcttcatcttcttcttcttcttcatcttcttcttcttcttcatcttcttcttcttcttcttcttcatcttctatatcttcttcttcttcatcttctatatcttcttcttcttcatcttctatatcttcttcttcttcatcttct